A genomic stretch from Arachis stenosperma cultivar V10309 chromosome 3, arast.V10309.gnm1.PFL2, whole genome shotgun sequence includes:
- the LOC130966506 gene encoding uncharacterized protein LOC130966506, whose protein sequence is MRNLERQIGQLSKQAVAKRAPNALPSDTIPNPKEECKSIQLRSRRTLVNDKETNNKLAKNDEANSKEEVTLKEKDQEKLKEKEEELKASKKGKQIMEEQLQEQRKMVKPCTPSLSYPQRFNKELRDQQFLKFLEVFKKLEINIPVAEELEQMPLYAKFLKKLINKKRSWHEKETILLTQECSALIQEGLPPKLKDPGSFFLPCTISHISIDKALCDLGSSINLMPLSMMRRLFIEEVKPTQMSLELVDRSLVIPKGVDENLLVIVGKFIFQQIL, encoded by the coding sequence ATGAGGAATCTAGAAAGGCAGATTGGCCAACTGTCCAAGCAAGCAGTAGCCAAAAGAGCACCTAATGCATtgccaagtgacaccattcctaatccCAAAGAAGAATGCAAATCAATCCAATTAAGGAGTAGAAGAACCTTGGTGAATGACAAGGAAACCAACAATAAGCTAGCTAAGAATGATGAGGCCAACAGCAAGGAAGAAGTAACACTTAAGGAGAAGGACCAAGAAAAGCTCaaggagaaagaggaagagcTCAAAGCTTcaaagaagggaaagcagatcatggaggAGCAACTACAAGAACAGAGGAAGATGGTGAAGCCTTGCACTCCTTCCCTTTCATATCCTCAAAGGTTCAACAAGGAGCTCAGAGATCAACAGTTCCTAAAGTTCTTAGAAGTATTTAAGAAGTTGGAAATTAATATTCCAGTTGCAGAGGAATTAGAGCAAATGCCCTTATATGCAAAATTCTTGAAAaaactcatcaacaagaagagaagctggCATGAGAAGGAAACCATCCTCTTGACACAAGAATGCAGTGCATTGATTCAAGAAGGCCTCCCACCAAAGCTCAAAGACCCTGGGAGTTTTTTCTTGCCTTGTACCATCAGTCACATATCCATTGATAAGGCACTGTGTGATTTGGGATCCAGTATCAACCTGATGCCTTTATCTATGATGAGAAGGCTATTTATAGAAGAAGTCAAGCCTACACAGATGTCATTAGAGCTAGTGGATAGATCACTGGTAATTCCCAAGGGTGTGGATGAAAATCTCTTGGTCATTGTAGGAAAATTCATATTTCAGCAGATTTTGTAA